A genomic window from Nocardia sp. BMG51109 includes:
- a CDS encoding alpha/beta hydrolase family protein, whose translation MATLRLAVAGALVAAGLTGVASTVGAAPDVVSVEGVNGRQETVTVFSPAMNRPIPVQVIRAADPSRPTVYLLNGSGGGPNQSGWDVQTDAVSFLGDKNVNVVTPFGGANSYYTDWIRDDAVLGHNKWQTFINEELPPVIEQYLGANDNRALAGVSMSGTSVLNLAIAKPGFWKSVASYSGCAQTSDSIGHEFVRLTVENWGGGQSVENMWGPADSPLWRANDPLVNADRLRGTAVYLSAGSGVPAAPHDTPGDRRVQEGRIPLPVQVVFGGPIEAAIRYCTVNLTNRLHELNIPVTFDDRPVGTHSWGYWEDDLRTSWPFLAQTIG comes from the coding sequence ATGGCCACGCTGCGCCTGGCGGTGGCCGGTGCGCTAGTGGCGGCCGGACTGACCGGCGTCGCGAGTACCGTCGGCGCGGCGCCCGATGTCGTTTCCGTGGAGGGGGTGAACGGTCGGCAGGAGACCGTCACGGTGTTCTCGCCGGCGATGAACAGGCCGATTCCGGTGCAGGTGATCCGCGCCGCCGACCCGTCGCGGCCCACGGTGTATCTGCTCAACGGTTCCGGGGGCGGCCCGAACCAGAGCGGCTGGGACGTGCAGACCGACGCCGTGAGCTTCCTGGGCGACAAGAACGTCAACGTGGTGACACCGTTCGGCGGCGCCAACTCGTACTACACCGACTGGATCCGCGACGACGCCGTACTGGGCCACAACAAGTGGCAGACGTTCATCAACGAGGAGCTGCCGCCCGTCATCGAGCAGTACCTGGGCGCCAACGACAATCGGGCCCTGGCGGGCGTATCCATGAGCGGCACTTCGGTCTTGAACCTGGCGATCGCCAAACCCGGCTTCTGGAAGAGCGTGGCGTCCTACAGCGGTTGCGCGCAGACCTCGGACTCGATCGGGCACGAGTTCGTCCGGCTGACGGTGGAGAACTGGGGCGGCGGGCAGAGCGTCGAGAACATGTGGGGCCCCGCCGACAGCCCGCTGTGGCGCGCCAACGACCCCCTGGTCAACGCGGACCGACTGCGCGGAACCGCCGTCTACTTGAGCGCGGGCAGCGGCGTTCCGGCGGCACCGCACGACACCCCGGGCGACCGCCGGGTCCAGGAGGGCCGGATCCCGCTGCCGGTGCAGGTCGTCTTCGGCGGACCGATCGAGGCGGCCATCCGCTACTGCACCGTGAACCTGACGAACCGCCTGCACGAACTGAACATCCCGGTCACCTTCGACGATCGTCCCGTCGGCACCCACTCCTGGGGCTACTGGGAGGACGACCTGCGCACGTCGTGGCCGTTCCTGGCGCAGACGATCGGGTAG
- a CDS encoding NAD(P)/FAD-dependent oxidoreductase: protein MSIETVDIETVDIEAVDAVVIGMGPGGEDVATRLATAGLAVVGVEGRLVGGECPYYACVPTKMMVRAAETLAEARRVGELAGSASVRSDWRPVADRIRDEATDNWDDTVAVERFEKAGGRFVRGWGRITAPGEVTVTTADGPRVFRADRAIVLNPGTAPAVPSLEGLEGTPYWTNREAVTATAAPDSLIVLGGGPVGMEFAQIFARFGASVTTIVPHRILPRDEPEAADLLSEVFAAEGISIRSGAAATRVEYDGDKFTLHLNAGEPLQARQLLVATGRRTDLAALGIGAIGLDESARGIEVDDHLRAAEGVWAIGDITGHGAFTHMSMYQARIAAADILGRPTDPAQYHAVPRVTFTDPEVGAVGLTESEARDAGLTVRTAVTDLASSTRGWIHKAGNAGLIKLVVDSDRGVLVGATSVGPVGGEVLGALAVAVHARVPIHTLRSMVYAYPTFHRAIEAALDNLD from the coding sequence ATGTCGATCGAGACCGTGGACATCGAGACTGTGGACATCGAGGCCGTGGACGCCGTGGTGATCGGGATGGGACCCGGCGGAGAGGACGTGGCCACCCGGCTGGCCACGGCGGGCCTGGCCGTCGTCGGCGTCGAGGGCCGGCTGGTCGGCGGCGAGTGCCCGTACTACGCGTGCGTGCCCACCAAGATGATGGTGCGCGCCGCCGAGACCCTGGCCGAGGCGCGGCGGGTCGGCGAGCTGGCGGGTTCGGCGTCGGTGCGCTCGGACTGGCGCCCGGTGGCCGACCGCATCCGCGACGAGGCGACCGACAACTGGGACGACACGGTCGCGGTCGAACGCTTCGAGAAGGCGGGCGGCCGATTCGTCCGCGGCTGGGGCCGCATCACCGCACCCGGCGAGGTGACGGTGACGACCGCCGACGGCCCCCGGGTTTTCCGCGCCGACCGCGCGATCGTGCTCAATCCCGGTACGGCCCCGGCGGTTCCCTCCCTCGAGGGTCTGGAGGGCACGCCCTACTGGACCAACCGCGAGGCCGTCACCGCCACCGCGGCCCCCGACTCGCTGATCGTCCTCGGCGGCGGTCCCGTGGGTATGGAGTTCGCCCAGATCTTCGCGCGCTTCGGCGCCTCCGTCACGACGATCGTCCCGCACCGCATCCTGCCCCGCGACGAGCCGGAGGCCGCCGACCTCTTGTCGGAGGTCTTTGCCGCCGAAGGAATTTCGATCCGATCCGGCGCAGCGGCCACCCGGGTCGAGTACGACGGCGACAAGTTCACCCTGCACCTGAACGCGGGCGAACCCCTCCAGGCCCGGCAACTCCTGGTGGCGACCGGCCGCCGAACCGACCTGGCGGCCTTGGGAATCGGCGCGATCGGCCTGGACGAATCCGCCCGCGGCATCGAGGTCGACGACCACCTCCGCGCCGCCGAGGGCGTCTGGGCCATCGGCGACATCACCGGCCACGGCGCCTTCACCCACATGTCCATGTACCAGGCCCGCATCGCCGCCGCCGACATCCTCGGCAGGCCAACGGATCCGGCCCAATACCACGCGGTCCCCCGCGTCACCTTCACCGATCCGGAGGTCGGCGCGGTCGGCCTCACCGAATCCGAGGCCCGCGACGCCGGCCTCACGGTGCGGACCGCCGTCACCGATCTCGCCTCCTCGACCCGCGGCTGGATCCACAAGGCGGGCAACGCGGGTCTGATCAAACTGGTCGTCGACTCGGACCGCGGGGTGCTGGTCGGTGCCACGTCGGTTGGGCCGGTGGGCGGAGAAGTACTGGGAGCACTGGCCGTTGCGGTCCACGCCCGCGTCCCGATCCACACCCTCCGCAGCATGGTCTACGCCTACCCGACTTTCCATCGCGCCATCGAGGCGGCGCTCGACAACCTCGACTGA
- a CDS encoding cytochrome P450, whose product MVDTDSTVDTEVSDRIEVSDRIEEVGSDFHQNPHRYYARWRERGPIHRVRLLDGIPCWVIIGHAEGRAALADPRLHKSSAGIYKLFRERRTSAVVENDAAESLAQHMLNSDPPDHTRLRKLVTKAFTTRRVAALRPRIEEITAELLDEMAGHDEVDLLAAFANPLPVAVICELLGVPFADRADFQEWTRISVGAVGGVEERNAASVEMAEYLRKLVAVKRGHPGDDLLSGLVHIHDDGDQLSESELVAMVFLLLVAGHETTVNLIANGTYALLRNRSQFEALRADPSGVPAAVEEFLRYDGPVGWSTVRYTEDPVEIAGTEIPAGELVYIALAAANHDPARYDRTGTLDITADASGHVAFGHGIHFCVGAPLARLEAEIAFTQLLHRFPDLGMSEGFSPQWHHGLLIRGLHDLPVRLHT is encoded by the coding sequence ATGGTCGACACCGACAGCACGGTCGATACCGAGGTCTCGGATCGGATCGAGGTCTCGGATCGGATCGAGGAGGTCGGCAGCGATTTCCACCAGAATCCGCACCGGTACTACGCCCGCTGGCGCGAGCGCGGGCCGATTCACCGGGTGCGCTTGCTCGACGGCATTCCCTGCTGGGTGATCATCGGTCATGCCGAGGGCCGGGCGGCGCTGGCCGATCCGCGGCTGCACAAGAGTTCGGCGGGCATCTACAAGCTCTTCCGCGAGCGCCGCACCTCCGCGGTGGTGGAGAACGACGCCGCCGAGTCGCTGGCGCAGCACATGCTGAACAGCGACCCGCCCGATCACACCCGGCTGCGCAAGCTGGTGACGAAGGCGTTCACGACGCGCCGGGTGGCGGCGCTGCGCCCGCGCATCGAGGAGATCACCGCGGAGCTGCTCGACGAGATGGCCGGGCACGACGAGGTCGATCTGCTGGCGGCGTTCGCGAATCCGCTTCCGGTCGCCGTGATCTGCGAGCTGCTCGGCGTGCCGTTCGCCGACCGCGCCGATTTTCAGGAGTGGACGCGGATCTCGGTCGGCGCGGTGGGCGGCGTCGAGGAGCGCAACGCCGCGTCGGTCGAGATGGCGGAGTACCTGCGGAAACTGGTGGCGGTCAAGCGCGGCCACCCCGGCGACGATCTGCTGTCCGGCCTGGTGCACATCCACGACGACGGCGACCAGCTGTCGGAGTCGGAGCTGGTGGCGATGGTGTTCCTGCTGCTGGTCGCCGGGCACGAGACGACGGTGAACCTGATCGCCAACGGCACATACGCCTTGCTGCGCAACAGGTCTCAGTTCGAGGCGCTGCGCGCCGACCCGTCCGGTGTGCCCGCGGCGGTGGAGGAGTTCCTGCGCTACGACGGCCCGGTCGGCTGGTCGACGGTGCGCTACACCGAGGACCCGGTGGAGATCGCCGGGACGGAGATCCCCGCGGGCGAACTCGTCTACATCGCGCTGGCCGCCGCCAACCACGACCCCGCCCGGTACGACCGTACCGGAACTCTCGACATCACCGCGGATGCGTCCGGGCATGTGGCGTTCGGTCACGGCATCCACTTCTGCGTCGGCGCACCGCTGGCGCGGCTGGAGGCGGAGATCGCGTTCACCCAGCTGCTGCACCGCTTCCCGGATCTCGGGATGAGCGAGGGATTCAGCCCGCAGTGGCATCACGGCCTGCTGATTCGGGGCCTTCACGACCTACCGGTACGTCTGCACACCTAG
- a CDS encoding galactose oxidase-like domain-containing protein, whose amino-acid sequence MAGQFVPIPDWLSTQNQDCGIAITDLLGDGTLDVVVLQVDDPDGQNAGFYRVGSGLRPAGTVTSWGPWLSVPEWWGWQNQGAGIAITDLSGNGRPDLVVFLVDNPPDQNEAYLRIGRDLAADGTVTGGWTPWQRVPDWYGWENQGADICAVTLDGQPTLVVFTVDNPPGQNSGRFRLAKGLTADGAVAEWTPWLAVPDWWGWENQGAGITAADLDGDGRPELIVFTIDHPPQGNAGLYTIGWGLDGTGHCVDGWSRWSAVPDWGFFENQGAAVGLLPSADGPPELVIAAVDHPPGGNAGYLRVLSLDTDLSLAATEGLWRILDFDTEINPVHAALLHTGDVLFWAGSGNDPDRLDAHEFRTRVWHYPNPGLSAPGTPIDMFCCGHTLLPDGRVLAVGGTERYDPFYGLRDALAYDPGTLSWNRLPDMAFGRWYPTLVMLPSGNPVATSGLGADNFLSQIPELFDAATGTWSELPVPGPIPMYGHLLLLADGRVFYTGGQYGGNNGMRPSIWDTATGAVTEVRGLTDPERRNQSTSVLLPPAQRQQVMILGGGGYDMHTPAPATADTRIVDLTAAAPEYRPGPPMHHARMHLSAVLLPDRTVLATGGSAMEEMAHAAPPFAELYDPETATWMHTAPQRVARLYHSVALLTPDGKVVTAGSNPERKTEELRIEVFWPPYLFRGSRPGLDLAADTAGYGATLTATTTAALRDACLVHPTTCTHSSNNDQRLVDLPVEVTGPGTVALTMPSDPALAPPGWYLVFVVDTAGTPSPGRWLRLTA is encoded by the coding sequence GTGGCAGGACAATTCGTGCCGATCCCCGACTGGTTGTCGACACAGAACCAAGATTGCGGTATCGCGATCACCGACCTCCTCGGCGACGGCACCCTCGATGTCGTCGTACTACAGGTGGACGATCCCGACGGCCAGAACGCGGGTTTCTATCGGGTGGGCTCCGGGCTGCGTCCCGCCGGAACCGTAACTTCCTGGGGGCCATGGCTTTCGGTACCCGAGTGGTGGGGCTGGCAGAACCAGGGCGCCGGCATCGCGATCACCGACCTGTCCGGGAACGGGCGGCCGGATCTCGTGGTGTTCCTGGTCGACAACCCGCCCGACCAGAACGAGGCGTACCTGCGGATCGGGCGCGATCTCGCCGCCGACGGCACCGTGACCGGCGGCTGGACGCCCTGGCAGCGCGTCCCGGACTGGTACGGGTGGGAGAACCAGGGCGCCGACATCTGCGCGGTCACCCTCGACGGGCAGCCGACGCTGGTGGTGTTCACCGTCGACAATCCCCCGGGCCAGAACTCCGGCCGGTTCCGGCTCGCCAAGGGCCTGACCGCCGACGGCGCGGTCGCCGAATGGACCCCGTGGCTGGCGGTTCCGGACTGGTGGGGCTGGGAGAATCAGGGCGCCGGCATCACCGCCGCCGATCTCGACGGCGACGGCCGGCCCGAGCTGATCGTGTTCACGATCGATCACCCGCCGCAGGGCAATGCCGGGCTGTACACCATCGGCTGGGGCCTGGACGGCACCGGTCACTGCGTCGACGGCTGGAGCCGCTGGTCCGCGGTCCCGGATTGGGGATTCTTCGAAAACCAGGGCGCGGCAGTGGGTTTGCTACCCTCCGCCGACGGGCCGCCGGAACTGGTGATCGCCGCCGTCGACCACCCGCCCGGCGGCAATGCCGGCTATCTGCGGGTGCTCTCGCTCGACACCGACCTGAGCCTGGCCGCCACCGAAGGGCTGTGGCGCATCCTGGATTTCGACACCGAGATCAATCCGGTGCACGCCGCCCTGCTGCACACCGGCGACGTCTTGTTCTGGGCCGGTTCCGGTAACGATCCCGACCGGCTGGATGCGCACGAATTTCGCACGCGGGTATGGCATTACCCGAACCCCGGACTCTCCGCGCCGGGCACGCCCATCGACATGTTCTGCTGCGGCCACACGCTGCTGCCCGACGGCCGGGTGCTGGCGGTGGGCGGCACCGAGCGCTACGACCCGTTCTACGGGCTACGCGACGCCCTCGCCTACGATCCCGGCACCCTGTCGTGGAACAGGTTGCCGGACATGGCGTTCGGGCGCTGGTATCCGACCCTGGTGATGCTGCCGAGCGGCAATCCGGTGGCCACCTCGGGTCTGGGCGCCGACAACTTCCTCTCGCAGATACCGGAGCTGTTCGACGCCGCCACCGGCACCTGGTCGGAACTTCCCGTGCCCGGGCCGATTCCGATGTACGGGCACCTGCTCCTGCTCGCGGACGGCCGGGTGTTCTACACCGGCGGCCAGTACGGCGGCAACAACGGAATGCGCCCCTCGATCTGGGACACCGCCACCGGCGCGGTGACCGAGGTCCGCGGCCTCACCGACCCGGAGCGGCGCAACCAGTCCACCAGCGTGCTGCTCCCGCCCGCGCAGCGCCAGCAGGTGATGATCCTCGGCGGCGGCGGTTACGACATGCACACGCCCGCGCCGGCCACCGCCGACACCCGGATCGTCGACCTCACCGCCGCGGCGCCGGAGTACCGGCCCGGCCCGCCCATGCATCATGCCCGCATGCACCTGAGCGCGGTCCTGCTGCCGGACAGGACGGTGCTGGCCACCGGCGGTTCCGCCATGGAGGAGATGGCGCACGCGGCTCCGCCGTTCGCCGAACTCTACGATCCGGAGACGGCGACCTGGATGCATACGGCGCCGCAGCGCGTGGCCCGGCTCTATCATTCGGTCGCGCTGCTCACCCCCGACGGCAAGGTGGTCACCGCGGGCTCCAATCCGGAACGCAAGACCGAGGAGCTGCGCATCGAGGTCTTCTGGCCCCCTTACCTTTTCCGAGGTTCCCGGCCCGGGCTGGACCTCGCGGCCGACACGGCCGGCTACGGTGCGACACTCACCGCCACGACCACGGCCGCCCTGCGCGACGCCTGCCTCGTGCACCCCACCACCTGCACGCATTCCAGCAACAACGACCAGCGCCTGGTGGACCTTCCGGTCGAGGTCACCGGACCCGGAACAGTCGCCCTGACGATGCCGTCGGATCCCGCCCTCGCGCCGCCCGGCTGGTATCTGGTCTTCGTCGTCGACACCGCCGGAACCCCGTCGCCGGGCCGGTGGCTGCGCCTGACCGCGTGA
- a CDS encoding FAD-dependent monooxygenase produces MDEFDVVIVGAGPVGLMLAGELRLNDVNVLVIERLSEMDRTLKAGGVNASTMQMFDRRGLLPAMSEYHHRNIAKILPAFAHTAPSPGDGRPPFAGHFAGIFIHRADVDATDPAFADLGAAGGFMMVDQQGVETVLGRWVAELGVPVRRGVQARGFAADADGVTVDLGDESVRAAWLVGCDGGRSPVRKQAGFEFPGVDPEITGHQAVVTISGTESLRPGWNSTDTGIYAYNPHSEGTSRILTVETDGPPADRSAPITAAELERSMRRVSGAPVRIGEVHSATRFTDNTRQATRYRSGRVLLAGDAAHVHSPFGGQGLNLGIGDAVNLGWKLAAVLGGRASEDLLETYTAERHPIGAWVLHWTRAQVAVMRKDPHSKAMREVLSELLATKDGATYVAKRLTGVLNRYDLGDGHPLVGGVVPDLDLADGSRLAQYFTAGGAVLLDPADSAELRAAAEPWSDHIRIVTAKPLVAQNLTGLFSRPDGYVAWASDGGPDGLAAALRRWLGDPTRSGTA; encoded by the coding sequence ATGGACGAATTCGATGTGGTCATTGTCGGTGCGGGGCCAGTGGGACTGATGCTCGCCGGGGAACTGCGGCTGAATGATGTGAATGTGCTTGTGATCGAGCGGCTTTCGGAGATGGATCGCACGCTGAAGGCCGGCGGGGTCAACGCCTCCACCATGCAGATGTTCGATCGGCGTGGACTGTTGCCGGCGATGAGCGAGTACCACCACCGCAATATCGCGAAGATCCTGCCCGCCTTCGCCCACACGGCCCCATCGCCGGGCGACGGACGGCCGCCGTTCGCCGGACATTTCGCGGGAATCTTCATCCACCGTGCCGACGTGGATGCGACCGATCCCGCGTTCGCCGACCTCGGCGCCGCGGGCGGTTTCATGATGGTGGATCAGCAGGGCGTCGAGACGGTGCTCGGCCGGTGGGTCGCCGAACTCGGGGTGCCGGTGCGACGCGGTGTGCAGGCCAGAGGTTTCGCCGCCGACGCCGACGGAGTCACCGTGGATCTCGGTGACGAATCGGTCCGCGCCGCTTGGCTGGTCGGCTGCGACGGTGGCCGCAGCCCGGTCCGCAAACAGGCCGGATTCGAGTTTCCCGGAGTGGACCCGGAGATCACCGGGCACCAGGCCGTCGTGACGATCAGCGGAACCGAAAGCCTGCGGCCGGGCTGGAACAGTACCGATACCGGGATCTACGCGTACAACCCCCATTCCGAGGGCACCAGCCGCATTCTCACCGTCGAAACGGATGGCCCGCCCGCCGATCGGTCCGCCCCGATCACCGCCGCGGAACTGGAACGAAGCATGCGCCGCGTCTCCGGGGCACCGGTGCGGATCGGGGAGGTGCACTCGGCCACCCGGTTCACCGACAACACCCGGCAGGCCACCCGCTACCGGTCGGGGCGGGTGCTGCTGGCCGGCGATGCGGCACACGTGCATTCGCCGTTCGGCGGCCAGGGGCTCAACCTCGGCATCGGCGACGCCGTCAATCTGGGCTGGAAGCTCGCCGCGGTGCTCGGCGGCCGGGCATCGGAGGATCTGCTCGAAACCTATACCGCCGAGCGGCATCCGATCGGCGCCTGGGTGCTGCACTGGACCAGGGCGCAGGTCGCGGTCATGCGGAAGGACCCGCACAGCAAGGCCATGCGGGAGGTGCTGTCGGAACTGCTCGCGACGAAGGACGGCGCGACCTACGTCGCAAAACGGCTCACCGGCGTGCTCAACCGCTACGACCTGGGTGACGGGCATCCGCTGGTCGGTGGGGTCGTCCCGGACCTGGACCTGGCCGACGGCAGTCGCCTGGCCCAGTATTTCACCGCCGGTGGGGCCGTCCTGCTGGATCCGGCCGATTCCGCGGAATTGCGCGCCGCCGCCGAACCGTGGTCCGATCACATCCGGATCGTCACCGCGAAACCCCTTGTGGCGCAGAACCTTACCGGCCTGTTCTCCCGGCCGGACGGGTACGTCGCCTGGGCGAGCGACGGCGGTCCGGACGGACTCGCGGCGGCGCTGCGGCGCTGGCTCGGCGACCCGACCCGGTCCGGCACCGCCTGA
- a CDS encoding carboxylesterase/lipase family protein, producing METIASVTGGKVRGSTDGEISRFLGIPYAAAPVGPARFESPKPVPEWSGVRDATEYGATCAQSPYPPAIHALVGSDGIPGDEYLNVNVWTPDAGGSGLPVLVWIHGGAFVRGSNARTIYDGSAFARDGVVVVSVNYRLGISGFAAVPGAPLNRGLRDQIFALHWVQENIAAFGGDPGNVTVFGESAGGMSVVNLIASPAARGLFRRAIAQSANGSAVADAGDARKVAENVATALGIEPTVAEFGGLGPDQLRTVQDSIALDLMTNPDPARWGASIVSNGLGILSFFPVIDGELIPDRPTDVIAAQPDRAVPLIFGWTAEEFRFFTFPTGIAAGITDETLPFALARYGLDPAVAEPYAANRPGASAADVFAAVITDLVFRDDALRIAELTEAAGQPAYAYEFAWRSGVPDLGACHVMEVPFVFDKVTAAPGLTGPNPPQPLADEMHGAWVRFATHGDPGWSRFDFTTRTVRIFDSPESYDVADPRADELRALRRSQKG from the coding sequence ATGGAGACCATCGCATCCGTCACCGGAGGCAAGGTGCGCGGCAGCACCGACGGGGAAATCAGCAGGTTCCTCGGGATTCCGTATGCGGCCGCACCGGTGGGCCCCGCGCGGTTCGAATCGCCGAAACCGGTGCCCGAATGGTCCGGGGTCCGGGACGCGACCGAGTACGGGGCCACCTGCGCGCAGTCGCCGTACCCGCCGGCCATTCACGCGCTCGTCGGCAGCGACGGGATCCCGGGCGACGAGTACCTGAACGTGAACGTGTGGACGCCCGACGCCGGAGGATCCGGCCTGCCGGTGCTGGTGTGGATCCACGGCGGCGCCTTCGTCCGCGGATCCAACGCGCGAACGATCTACGACGGCAGCGCTTTCGCACGCGACGGCGTGGTGGTCGTCTCGGTCAACTACCGGCTCGGGATCTCCGGATTCGCCGCCGTGCCGGGCGCGCCGCTCAATCGCGGTCTGCGCGACCAGATCTTCGCGCTGCACTGGGTGCAGGAAAATATCGCGGCGTTCGGCGGCGACCCGGGGAATGTCACCGTCTTCGGGGAGTCGGCGGGCGGTATGAGCGTGGTGAACCTGATCGCGTCGCCGGCCGCGCGCGGGTTGTTCCGGCGGGCGATCGCGCAGAGCGCCAACGGTTCCGCCGTGGCCGATGCCGGGGATGCGCGCAAGGTCGCCGAGAACGTGGCCACCGCGCTCGGCATCGAGCCGACCGTGGCGGAATTCGGCGGTCTCGGCCCCGATCAGCTACGGACGGTGCAGGATTCGATCGCGCTGGATCTGATGACGAATCCGGATCCGGCCCGGTGGGGCGCCTCGATCGTGTCGAACGGGCTCGGCATCCTCAGCTTCTTCCCGGTGATCGACGGTGAACTGATTCCCGACCGGCCGACGGATGTGATTGCCGCGCAGCCGGATCGGGCGGTGCCGCTGATCTTCGGGTGGACGGCCGAGGAGTTCCGGTTCTTCACCTTCCCCACCGGCATCGCGGCGGGGATCACCGACGAGACGTTGCCGTTCGCGCTCGCGCGCTACGGCCTGGATCCTGCCGTCGCCGAGCCCTATGCCGCCAATCGTCCGGGCGCGTCCGCCGCCGACGTCTTCGCCGCGGTCATCACCGATCTGGTGTTCCGCGACGACGCCCTGCGCATCGCGGAACTCACCGAGGCCGCCGGGCAGCCGGCCTACGCCTACGAATTCGCCTGGCGCTCCGGCGTTCCGGATCTCGGCGCCTGCCATGTGATGGAGGTGCCCTTCGTCTTCGACAAGGTCACCGCGGCGCCCGGCCTGACGGGTCCGAACCCGCCCCAGCCGCTGGCCGACGAGATGCACGGGGCCTGGGTGCGCTTCGCGACGCACGGCGACCCGGGCTGGTCGCGGTTCGACTTCACCACCCGCACCGTCCGCATCTTCGACTCACCCGAGTCGTACGACGTCGCCGATCCGCGGGCCGACGAGTTGCGAGCGTTGCGGAGGTCCCAGAAGGGCTGA
- a CDS encoding cytochrome P450, with protein sequence MPASVTRATALAPGGVPGLGHAWMLRTDPIGLFASLRPYGDIVQIKIGPQRVYVITSTELTHELLVSKYRAFDKGVAVENFRDVFGFGLLSSEGELHRRHRLLLQPAFHPDRLADYLAIMRTQILYRIESWRDGQVLEARSEMSAITLAVVAKALISADVGDELAAEVQLRLPRLLDLSYRRAVGPLPVLNRFPLPRNREYAALVARLHPMIDEVIADYRRNDTRRPDLLSMMLDARDADGAMPDERIHDQIMTFLLAGSETTATALSWTFLRLSENPDVSARVSAEIDEVLGSAAGGPEYADLHRLGYTARVVDESLRHSPPIWLITRRAIENVELGGYLLPGGSSVMLSPYLTGHDPALITEPDRFDPDRWSRGDATRSLRQAAQPFGAGPRKCIGDSFATTETLAALATILSRWQLRQQPGTTVTPRAHQTYYPGGLRLVVTERARPD encoded by the coding sequence ATGCCCGCTTCCGTCACCCGCGCGACCGCTCTGGCACCGGGCGGTGTGCCCGGCCTCGGGCATGCCTGGATGTTGCGGACGGATCCGATCGGGTTGTTCGCCTCGCTGCGCCCCTACGGCGATATCGTGCAGATCAAGATCGGACCGCAGCGGGTGTATGTGATCACCTCGACCGAGCTGACGCACGAGTTGCTCGTCTCGAAGTACCGGGCGTTCGACAAGGGTGTGGCGGTCGAGAACTTTCGCGACGTCTTCGGGTTCGGCCTGCTCAGCTCCGAAGGCGAGTTGCACCGGCGGCATCGGCTGCTGCTGCAACCGGCGTTCCACCCCGACCGGCTCGCCGACTATCTGGCGATCATGCGCACGCAGATCCTGTACCGGATCGAGTCCTGGCGCGACGGTCAGGTGCTGGAGGCGCGCTCGGAGATGTCGGCGATCACGCTCGCCGTGGTCGCCAAGGCCCTGATCTCGGCCGATGTCGGCGACGAGCTGGCGGCCGAGGTGCAGCTGCGGCTGCCGCGGCTGCTGGATCTGTCCTATCGGCGGGCGGTTGGTCCGCTGCCGGTGCTCAACAGGTTCCCGCTGCCTCGCAACCGCGAATACGCCGCCCTCGTCGCCCGGTTGCACCCGATGATCGACGAGGTCATCGCCGATTACCGGCGCAACGATACGCGGCGGCCGGACCTGCTGAGCATGATGCTGGACGCCCGGGACGCCGACGGCGCGATGCCCGACGAGCGCATCCACGACCAGATCATGACGTTCCTGCTGGCCGGCTCGGAAACCACCGCGACCGCCCTGTCCTGGACGTTCCTGCGGCTGAGTGAGAACCCGGACGTGTCGGCCCGGGTGTCGGCCGAGATCGACGAGGTGCTCGGCAGCGCGGCCGGTGGACCGGAGTACGCGGACCTGCACCGGCTCGGCTACACCGCGCGGGTCGTCGACGAATCGCTGCGCCACAGCCCGCCGATCTGGTTGATCACCCGGCGCGCGATCGAGAACGTGGAACTGGGCGGGTACCTGCTCCCGGGCGGATCGTCGGTGATGCTCAGCCCGTACCTGACCGGGCACGACCCGGCGCTGATCACGGAACCGGACCGTTTCGACCCCGACCGGTGGTCCCGCGGCGACGCCACCCGATCCCTGCGACAGGCCGCCCAGCCGTTCGGGGCCGGGCCGCGCAAATGCATCGGCGACAGCTTCGCGACCACGGAAACCCTGGCGGCGCTCGCGACCATCCTCTCCCGCTGGCAGCTGCGGCAACAGCCCGGCACGACGGTCACCCCGCGCGCCCACCAGACCTACTATCCGGGCGGTCTGCGCCTGGTCGTCACCGAGCGGGCACGACCCGATTAG